Proteins from one Asterias rubens chromosome 21, eAstRub1.3, whole genome shotgun sequence genomic window:
- the LOC117304291 gene encoding stathmin domain-containing protein 1-like: protein MGCSSSKNAVVPSVGQAWTAGNKPTSAGSTKSKSSSKLIRVKSGTTEVKELKPERSLSRDSLQNGVIPRGVSSATSKASAHTCDSGLEEDYGHIISEESNPTEQEGVLTGQRPRTPDLSISGTQISSRRRSGKDRENRTGKDIIGELKSQGLLSRPVAAQSGMAFDVMIAPEFGILQKPPPRLAKLKKRKSKKRTLTREELEAKLKSAEERRKRKEAEKIEKLNTAAKEKQVQESLDASEAAQKKEVSVKSASDMDRVAENKEARLNALKEKLEKKKQHAERVRLARLARQAEGGPSQETDMQQSKDDITGNGTPAV, encoded by the exons ATGGGTTGTAGTAGCTCTAAGAACGCCGTGGTTCCATCAGTAGGACAAGCCTGGACTGCCGGGAATAAACCGACGTCTGCCGGCTCCACCAAGAGCAAATCAAGCTCCAAATTAATCCGTGTGAAATCGGGGACTACTGAAGTCAAGGAACTGAAGCCGGAAAGGTCCCTTTCGAGAGACTCCCTGCAAAATGGAGTTATCCCACGAGGGGTGTCTTCTGCGACCAGCAAGGCATCGGCACACACTTGTGACAGCGGGCTTGAGGAGGACTACGGTCACATCATCTCGGAAGAGTCAAACCCAACGGAACAAGAAGGGGTTCTTACAGGGCAAAGACCACGAACACCAG ATTTGTCAATAAGTGGAACCCAGATATCATCCCGGAGGAGGAGTGGAAAAGACCGGGAAAACCGCACAGGAAAGGACATCATAGGAGAGCTGAAGAGTCAGGGTTTACTGTCCAGGCCGGTAGCTGCTCAGAGCGGTATGGCGTTCGATGTCATGATCGCTCCCGAGTTCGGTATACTTCAGAAGCCACCACCTCGCCTGGCGAAACTCAAGAAGAGAAAGTCAAAGAAAAGGACTCTTACTAGAGAGGAACTAGAGGCGAAGTTGAAATCAGCTGAGGAGAGGAGAAAA CGCAAAGAGGCCGAAAAGATTGAGAAACTCAACACAGCCGCTAAAGAGAAACAAGTTCAAGAATCTTTAGACGCATCCGAGGCAGCTCAGAAAAAAGAAGTGTCCGTCAAGAGCGCCAGCGACATGGACCGGGTAGCCGAGAACAAGGAGGCACGTCTCAATGCCTTGAAGGAGAAATTAGAGAAGAAGAAACAACACGCCGAGAGAGTTCGTCTTGCAAGACTTGCGAGACAAGCCGAAGGAGGTCCTTCGCAGGAAACAGACATGCAACAGTCGAAGGATGATATCACTGGTAACGGAACGCCGGCTGTTTGA
- the LOC117304689 gene encoding syntaxin-7-like isoform X3: protein MSFGKGDFGGTGGGGVGGGRNSSTADYNRLTQSIGSNIQKISQNVREIERIITRLGTSDDNKSLRAKLDEVQHYTNQLAKDTNRMLKDLSSAPPPISPSDQRQQRMQKERFTSDFTAALNQFQRVQREAAQKEREGVKRVRAHSGLAEDYDEGPNALINWESSNQPQAMQQSQFQQEDFEALKERESQLKKLESDIVDVNTIFKDLATMVHEQGDMIDSIEANVESAEVHVDQANTQLVKASTYQSKARRKKIMIVICCVVLLAIIGIIIYFAIPKN, encoded by the exons GCAGAAACAGCTCCACCGCAGACTACAACAGGTTGACACAGAGTATAGGTTCTAACATACAAAAAATATCTCAAAATG TGAGGGAAATTGAAAGAATAATAACCAGACTTGGCACATCTGACGATAATAAAAGCCTTCGAGCAAAGCT tGATGAGGTACAGCATTACACCAACCAGTTGGCAAAGGACACCAATAGAATGTTGAAGGATTTAAGCTCCGCCCCTCCTCCAATTTCTCCATCTGATCAG AGACAGCAGAGAATGCAGAAAGAAAGATTCACCAGCGACTTCACAGCGGCTCTTAATCAGTTTCAAAGGGTCCAACGAGAAGCAGCCCAGAAAGAACGAGAAGGGGTCAAGCGTGTCCGAGCTCATTCAGGATTGGCT gaGGATTATGATGAGGGTCCCAATGCTCTGATCAACTGGGAAag CTCCAACCAGCCCCAAGCAATGCAGCAAAGTCAATTCCAACAAGAAGACTTTGAAGCCTTGAAGGAGAGAGAATCTCAGCTCAAGAAACTTGAG tctgATATCGTAGATGTGAACACCATCTTTAAGGATCTTGCCACCATGGTCCATGAGCAAGGAGATATGATTG ACAGCATAGAGGCCAATGTGGAATCAGCAGAGGTCCATGTAGACCAAGCCAATACTCAGCTTGTTAAAGCTAGTACCTACCAG TCCAAGGCAcgaaggaaaaaaataatgattgtaATATGCTGTGTCGTACTTCTAGCCATCATTGGTATCATCATCTACTTTGCGATCCCCAAGAATTAG